From Tiliqua scincoides isolate rTilSci1 chromosome 2, rTilSci1.hap2, whole genome shotgun sequence, the proteins below share one genomic window:
- the BGN gene encoding biglycan has protein sequence MEHLLLLVPLLGLVNSYLPFAQKDFLDFAMDDPTVSEEEEASGIFPTSGGAETEDIFPFYPGLCPFGCHCNLRVVQCSDLGLKEVPKEISPDTSLLDLQNNQITELRKDDFKGLHHLYALVLVNNKISKIHPKAFSPLHKLQKLYISKNNLVEIPPNLPRSLVELRIHDNKIKKVSKDVFNGLNNMNCIEMGGNPLENSGFEPGAFDGLKLNYLRISEAKLTGVPKDLPETLNELHLDHNKIQAIELEDLIRYSKVYRLGLGHNNIRMIENGSLAFLPILRELHLDNNKLSRVPPGLPGLKFLQVVYLHSNNITHVGVNDFCPVGFGVKRASYHGISLFANPVPYWEVQPATFRCATDRLAIQFGNYKK, from the exons ATGGAACACCTGCTGCTGCTCGTGCCACTCCTGGGTTTGGTGAATAGCTACTTGCCTTTTGCACAGAAAGACTTCTTGGACTTTGCCATGGATGACCCCACTGTCTCAGAAGAGGAAGAAGCTTCGGGGATCTTCCCAACTtcaggaggagcagagactgaggACATCTTCCCCTTCTATCCAGGCCTCTGTCCCTTTGGCTGCCATTGCAACCTTAGAGTGGTGCAGTGCTCtgacctgg GTCTCAAGGAAGTCCCTAAGGAAATTTCGCCAGACACCAGCTTGCTGGATTTGCAGAATAACCAGATCACTGAGCTGCGCAAGGATGACTTTAAAGGGCTGCACCACCTATAT GCCCTGGTACTAGTGAACAATAAGATCTCCAAGATCCATCCAAAGGCCTTCAGCCCTCTGCACAAGCTGCAGAAACTCTACATCTCCAAGAACAACCTGGTGGAGATCCCACCTAATCTACCCAGATCCTTGGTTGAACTCCGCATCCATGACAATAAGATCAAGAAGGTTTCTAAGGATGTCTTCAATGGGCTCAACAACATGAATTGCATTG AGATGGGTGGGAATCCCCTAGAGAAtagtggatttgaacctggtgcTTTTGACGGCCTAAAGCTGAACTACCTGAGAATCTCAGAAGCAAAACTTACTGGTGTACCAAAAG ATCTACCTGAAACTCTAAATGAGCTACATCTAGACCATAACAAGATTCAGGCAATTGAATTAGAGGATCTGATCCGCTACTCCAAGGTCTACAG GCTTGGTCTGGGACACAACAACATCCGCATGATTGAAAATGGCAGCCTGGCTTTCTTGCCTATTCTACGCGAGTTGCACTTGGATAACAACAAACTATCCCGGGTTCCTCCAGGGCTGCCTGGCCTCAAGTTCCTGCAG GTTGTGTACCTTCATTCCAACAACATTACTCATGTCGGGGTGAATGATTTCTGCCCTGTAGGCTTTGGGGTGAAGCGTGCCTCGTACCATGGCATCAGTCTCTTCGCTAATCCTGTCCCCTATTGGGAGGTCCAACCAGCTACATTCCGTTGTGCCACTGACCGCCTGGCTATCCAGTTTGGCAACTACAAGAAATAA